The genomic DNA ATGGCCAGTGTGGTCACCACCGCTGTCATAGTCTTCAATGGGAAGGACTTTGTGGATGCCCCCAAGCTGGTCCAGAAGGAGAAGATGGACTGAAACGacgtgtgttagtgtgtctctgtgtgtgtgtgcgtgtgtctgtgtgtgtttgggtgtgtgttcaACGGTTTGACTCTGCAGTTTGTACCTCCTCTCTACTGGACCTGCTGCCTCTCTTTTGAGTGGACCCTACACTTCCCAATGTCTCCTCTGTCTTTTTCCTAATTCTGTGTGGACACTACATCTCTCCTACCCTCTCTGAAGACCCCTGACAGTTTTTTTTCCCAGCCTTCCGCTCCTGTGTGCCCTGTGAGCTTCAGCAGTCCTCCCCTCATGGCAATGACTTCCTCGTTGCTTTGTTAAATCAGATGACCTGGAGCCTTCTATGTAGGCTTAGTAAAGATCAGAACTTTCCCTTCAGAGATCAGATGTAGTGGGAGAGATTCCGACGACTCCAGACTCTCTTCCGATAGACTCTcgcatcctgtgtgtgtgtgtgtgggggggcgctACTGCTTCTGCTACTGGGGCACTGTTGAGGGCATTCCATTCTCATAAGTTGAGTTTGCACTTTTTTCTGTGGTCATCAGTCTGAGGATTAGTATGATAGGTGAAATAGATTGTGTTTCCTGTGTGGTTCTTACTATTGAATGTAATTAGCCTTACTGAAGCATTCACTAGAAACGTATTAACCCTAATGTTTTAATAATGTGAAATTTGGGTGAAAAGCAAGGCACGCAGAGCTCATAGCACTGGTCCTGAAAAGCCTAACTCTAGCTGAACTCATCTGCAAGTCTTTGTTTGAATAGGGCATTCAGTTTCTCAGAACACTACATTACATGCTTAAGGTATTTGCTCCAGTAGAGTTGGTAAGGACAAGACTCTTCAGAGAGATTTGCGAGGAAGTTTGATCAGATTTCCATTACCACTTTACTTGGACCAGTGCAGTGAAGGTTTGGAAAAAACTTTGCAAACTGTTTCAGGGACGTTGGGACACAAAATCAGAATGTACTGTAGATAGCCCCTCAGTGATGCCTTCCGACCATTCCTCATCCAAAAGACCCAAGCTAGATCAGCCATTGGGGGAAAATAACATGACCGCAGGTTGGTTCTGATACTTTATTGTTAAATGTTACTGTTCTTTGAAACAATATCCAGCTCCAGCAGCTTTAACATGCACACAGCTCGTGAGTGCTCATGATTTAATGTCTCCTGATGTGGATATGTGTTTTGATGAACTATTACTTCAGTATAGTTAATTAAGTAGGTCATCTCAAACTGTGCTCTTCAATTCAGTCCCATAAAACGTATCCTTGTCAATCGAAACTGTAAATTTTACATGCAAACTAATCTGTGTAATTATGTATTGTACTCCTGTATTTTACCAAATTGTCCGTAAAGACATGAGCACTTGAGTTATTAGTAGCAATGTGTGACCACATTACTGTTGAACCATGTTGATTTACCTCATGTTCATGTACAGTATTGTACAGTGAAATGCCTGACGTTTGAATCATGCACATGTAGATCATTCCAGATTTCCTTAAATTTAAGCAAGCATGCTCCTCAATTGCATTCATGAAGGCTATGATTGATTATGATCGCTAAAGTCGCCCTCTGTCTAATTGATCAAGTTACTGTtgaccaatgaaaatgtgtctcTCATTTTACTTCACGGGCAGTATTCACTTCCTgtaatgaaaaatgtaaggAAACTTTAATCTGATAGTATTCTGTTTTACTCTCAGACCATTAAAACATTTTCCAGACATCTACTTCTTGTTTTTGGTCATATTTATTTCTACTTTTATATTTTTTGGACACTGGGTAAGGGTTGAAATGTTACATTCAAACACTCTTACCATGATTTACACTTAGGCTTCAGTGAATTCATTCAGTGAATAATGGCTTGTGAATAATTATACCCTGTTTAAGTTATGATGACCTACAAAAGCATTTGCTTGTCTTTTGTGAGGTAATCCAATAACAGGCTCTAGAGGGTTTTACTCAGATCCCTACAATAAAACTTCTGCATGCCTTTTGTGTAACTAAAGGGATCTGCTGGGAAGGGATTTCCACTGAAAACCCCAGGTAGGATACTGAGGAATTCTGATTTCTTAGGTTGATAGAATTTGTGcatttgtttaatttaatttaatgtaatgtaatgtagctACATTTCAACATTATTTAGGCTACCTAGTCTATCCTTCTGTCAGCTTTGAAAAAGTAGGCTGCTAAACGGGCATTTTAAGAAGCAATCCCTCAAgaataaaataatgcaaaaataacatTATACAAAATACTATGGATTTGTATTCGCCTATGGACACAAGACAAAATTTATTTGCAATTCCACATTTTTAGAGCATAAAAAATTGTTTTGGGTTCAAAGTTCAAATTGGAGGTTGCCACGACAACCATTGTTGATATTGTCTCGTTGTCAAGAGGAAGCGGAAGTGTAGCAATTATTATGTTGTTCAGTTAGAAACTCACCTGTTCTCAGTTTACGTCATCTTACAACATGTACATGTTTTCATTGAGGTTTGTTTAGTCTGTGTCCCCTTATTCAAAATAGTTGTCTCGATCTAGGTAAGCACAGATTGATGTTTTGGAAATGTTACTCCAGTTATCCAAGACCGTATCCCAAAATGTTCCGGCTGTGTTTATTACTGTTACTACGGCTAGTTGGGAGCGCCACTGACGCTGGAGGGAGTGACGGAGCCGACAGACAATGAACAGGCAGAGGGCATCTGACACAATGCTGCCTGGTATGAGCTAGCTGTAGACAGTTGCGGATTTTTGTTGAGCATTGTTAAAAGAGTTTGACATGTGACAGATATTAGACTGTTGCAAATAGTGTGGTGCGTTTTATAGAATCTCAGATGTAACAACACGCATCTTGTTCTAGCAGCCTGAAAATACCCTACTGGATTCTTCAGGTTAAGCTTGACTGCAGAGTGTTGGGACTGCACGGATTCTTGTTATCATGGAATTTCCTTTCGATATAAATGCTCTTTTCCCGGAGCAGATTTCAGTGTTGGATCAGCATTTGGCAGCGGGTCGAAAATCATCTGGAAGGTAAATGGGCATGTCACTTGATGGTTGCAAATTCTGACTCGTTCAGTTTCGTGTAGTCTGTAGGATACTCTATATGATGTAGATAACTCTTGCGGCTTTCATTCGCCATAAATCAGAGAGGTGGGGTCTTGGTGGTCCTGGTAGGACAAAGCTATGTTTTGCTACGCTGACATTGTGTTGGCGGTGTTGATTATGACTTTGCTTTGGCCAGCAAATTCTTAAAGGACGCCATGCACAGTTAAAGACGAGGATTATATTGACGGCTTGCAAGCGCTTTAGCTAGTCAATGCAATATGTGTACTTTACATGACATCGGATGATGCAGGACTATAATCGGTTAATCCCCACCATTATAAAGTATATGCATCTGAAAAACAGATGTGCGCGTTTAAGAGTGTGGCCATTTGTTTAACGTGCTAGTGTTAGCCTATTAATAGAGCGAGTCTTCATTGCCTTACTGTACCCTGTAAGTTgtacccctccctccctgttcTGTTTGTCTGTAGAGGAGATCCTCAAGCACTCATTGCCAGAGTCATTGATGAGCTGGGGAAAGCCTCGGCCAAGGTGAGAAATTAGAGCCTATGAACACTATAATTCAATGTCTTTGTGCAGGTTGAGAAGGTTCAAGTTTGTTTGTGGTAGGCTTAACCCTGTGGTCTCTGTGCAAATTGAGAACATTTTGCCCcttgtgtgtagcctacagattcAGACATCATACTGATTTCACTAACAAGTAAACAAGTCATGAACCCCCATATAGATTTCAGCATTAGTTCAAGATGTCAGTCTGATGGCAGAAAATCAGTtagatacacacccacacaatggGTGCAACCACGTGGGATGGTCTACCACTTTTCTTCATTGAGTGGAGATATTGAATAAGCTGATTGTGTATAACTTTTGTCGTGTTCCCTTTCTTTGCCAGGCCCAGCAGCTCCCTGCACCCATCACTAGTGCAGCCAAACTCCAGACTAACACACATCAACTGTACCTACTCAAGGATGGAGAATTGAATGGGTAAACTCATAAACATAAACCAGCTCAACCTGCAAACCTCCATCATGCACACATCCACCTCTTCCTTTTTCTAGCCCTCAGTGGAGCTCAGTTTGATTTCCCTCCCAAACATTTGATAGCTCGGGGGTTGGTTCGTTGGTTCTTTGCATGTGGTGCACATACTGGCACTCTCAAACATTGGCACTTgttgttatacacacacacacagacacacacacatacagacacatacagacacacatacagacacacacacacacacacacacacacacacacacagacacatatgtgCTGTGTAACAGAGGCCAGAGGATTAGAGAGCTGTGTGCTTTAAAACCTCATCCCAAAGCCTTTATAGATGCGGTGGTGACAAAGCTCTCAGCTGTGGCTTTTAGCCTCTTCACTGGCAAGTCTGCTTCCCATGTACAGGGTTGCAGAATGGAGTCCAGTAAAGGACTGTGCAACACACAAGAGGTTTCACCTGCATATAACACTACCACCTCAGACCCAATGAAACCTACCCTTGCTCTTTTGTGATACTGCTCTGTCACACATACTCAGATCTGTAATGAAATATAAAAAGATTCACCCATATTACTGGGTGAATGACATAAACTGTAATGCATTTACTGTTGCTGCAAGTCTCAACTCTTCCATTTTCTGTTAATTGCTTTTCACATCATCtctctgtcacatacacacacattcgttcactctctctctctctctcccctctctctctctctctctctctctctctctctctctctctctctcctctctctatatatactAGAGGACGAGGTGTGGCTGTTGGGTTCCTGAAGGTTGGATACAAGAAACTCTTTCTCCTGGTGAGTCCGCTGCAcatctctcctcactcctcatTTCACCACATCAGTCCTGTTCTGCGGATGTTGTGATTATTTGTTGTAATGTGGCTCTAGGACCAGCGGGGGGCGCACGTAGAGACGGAGCCGTTGTGTGTTTTGGATTTTTACATCACAGAGAACCTGCAGAGACACGGCTATGGGCAGGAGCTCTTCAACTTCATGCTGCAGGTggctaactacacacacacacacacacacacacacacacacacacacacacaaaacacagtgtTTCTATTCTATTAAGTCTTTTGCTTTGTGTGTGGTTGCCTATTTCTCTGGTGCTATGTTATGTCtgactgtgagtctgtgtgtttgatttCTAATTGGACACAGCATAAGAAGGTGGAGCCAGAGCTGTTGGCCTATGATAGACCTTCCCCTAAGTTCCTGGCATTTCTCAAAAAACACTATGATTTGAAGGAGGGTGTTCCTCAGGTATGCAGCTTTAATCTCACATGCTCTAACGGCCCTGTGTCATGGTGGCTCTCACACTGTGTCTGTTCATATTTAAAGTGCAAAATCGTGATAAAGCTGTGTGTTATGTCCGTCATTAGTTTTCAGTCTTTATGCTCTGTGCAAGGTCAGTGCAACTGAAATGCAAACAAACTGTCAGTGGAAGAGCAGAATTTTTACGTGTACAGATTTTGCCATGCAGGTATCTGACTGGAAactatgcatgtgtgcgtatcTCTGTCTACGTCTGTCAACACAGAAGTATTTTCTCTGCCAACTCTAGACAAAGTCACGCATGCTGAGGAATCTcctctatggaccctttcaagagagttccattatcagcatcatagttggccccacaagacttcctttttaacattccatatgttatcttaatgcagaggaagtagattggggcccaaatagaatgttcaagcattgtttttgtttaccttgttgaaagggtctatagactTTAACTCAAGCGTTCATATCATAGAGGAAGAAATCCCAAAGACACACCTTTCAGAAATTGTAGCAATTGTAACATGAGTAAGAAGGTTATACCAGCAAGCCAGGGGTTTAATGGAAAAAGCAAATCGATCAAACAGCAGGAAGAGAGTGGTGTTGTAATACAGAGACCTCTAGTGGCAGAGTTGGCAGAGAAAATACTTCTGTGTTGACAGACGTAGACAGAgatacgcacacatgcatagtTTCCAGTCAGATACCTGCATGGCACTCCCACACAGACACTTGCGCTGTCGAGTTATTTATACCGTCTGACAAAGCTGAGATTAAAATAGAgttgtatttattcattttcagTGCCTGAGTTATTTTGAGATCACAAGCAGCTTTCAAGTGTTGTCTTGAATACATATTTATCAAACAGGCTTTGCCATGATGCTATCCTTTATCTTTTTCCCATTCCCAGGTGAATAATTTTGTAGTCTTCAATGGTTTCTTCAGGAACACCGCAGGTATGTGACAGACCTGTGGAACAGGTTTCTTTTCCACCAAACATAAGGGGCtagg from Alosa alosa isolate M-15738 ecotype Scorff River chromosome 20, AALO_Geno_1.1, whole genome shotgun sequence includes the following:
- the atat1 gene encoding alpha-tubulin N-acetyltransferase 1 isoform X4, which gives rise to MEFPFDINALFPEQISVLDQHLAAGRKSSGRGDPQALIARVIDELGKASAKAQQLPAPITSAAKLQTNTHQLYLLKDGELNGGRGVAVGFLKVGYKKLFLLDQRGAHVETEPLCVLDFYITENLQRHGYGQELFNFMLQHKKVEPELLAYDRPSPKFLAFLKKHYDLKEGVPQVNNFVVFNGFFRNTAAVPLRKVPSRKPEGEIKPYSLVERDVVREERRVLPWPFVRPGGPLPSPPVSRSLSVGSSPSRTPPAALHAHTRLSDNCRAKRTSSLNRSQFGFQ